The proteins below are encoded in one region of Micromonospora sp. DSM 45708:
- a CDS encoding helix-turn-helix transcriptional regulator — MRASRLISLVLLLQSRETMTAAELARELEVSERTVYRDVLALSAAGVPVYADRGRAGGYRLLGGYRTRLTGLSRDEAEALFLAGLPGPAGDMGLADAVAAAELKVLAALPPSLRDAPARTGQRFHLDVPGWFRESAPPPRLAELAGAVWQDRTVELRYRRGDREVTRTLAPYGLVLKNGVWYLVGRVGDGWRTYRVDRVVDVAVGTERFERDERFDLGAYWREQAGAFLRDLLRERVTVRLGPAGLRVLRHLVDAPFVYSEAVAAAGRPDGQGRLVLRLPVESVDVAYGQLLALGPEVEVLAPPELRARFAEAARRAAALYADDTGQR, encoded by the coding sequence GTGCGTGCGTCTCGGCTGATCTCGTTGGTGTTGCTGCTCCAGTCCCGGGAGACGATGACGGCCGCCGAGCTGGCCCGCGAGCTGGAGGTCTCCGAACGCACCGTCTACCGGGACGTGCTGGCGCTCTCCGCCGCCGGTGTGCCGGTCTACGCCGACCGGGGCCGGGCCGGCGGCTACCGGCTGCTCGGCGGCTACCGGACCCGGCTCACCGGGTTGAGCCGCGACGAGGCCGAGGCGCTGTTCCTGGCCGGGCTGCCGGGGCCGGCCGGCGACATGGGACTGGCCGACGCGGTGGCCGCCGCCGAGTTGAAGGTGCTGGCCGCGCTGCCGCCGAGCCTGCGGGACGCGCCCGCGCGGACCGGTCAGCGGTTCCACCTGGACGTGCCGGGCTGGTTCCGGGAGAGCGCGCCGCCGCCCCGGCTGGCCGAGCTGGCCGGGGCGGTCTGGCAGGACCGGACCGTCGAGCTGCGCTACCGGCGCGGCGACCGGGAGGTGACCCGCACGCTGGCGCCGTACGGGCTGGTGCTGAAGAACGGCGTCTGGTACCTCGTCGGCCGCGTCGGCGACGGGTGGCGGACGTACCGGGTGGACCGGGTGGTCGACGTCGCTGTGGGTACGGAGCGTTTCGAGCGGGACGAGCGCTTCGACCTCGGGGCGTACTGGCGGGAGCAGGCCGGCGCGTTCCTGCGCGACCTGCTGCGGGAACGGGTCACCGTGCGGCTCGGGCCGGCCGGGCTGCGGGTGCTGCGGCACCTGGTGGACGCGCCGTTCGTCTACTCCGAGGCGGTCGCCGCGGCCGGCCGACCCGACGGGCAGGGCCGGCTGGTGCTCCGGCTGCCCGTCGAGTCGGTCGACGTGGCGTACGGCCAACTGCTGGCGCTCGGCCCCGAGGTGGAGGTGCTGGCGCCGCCGGAGCTGCGGGCCCGGTTCGCCGAGGCGGCCCGCCGCGCGGCGGCGCTCTACGCCGACGACACCGGTCAGCGGTAG
- a CDS encoding alanyl-tRNA editing protein, which produces MGVTHHGRTHRLDLADPTLREWTCRVLAADPEQGIVLDRSAFYPGGGGQPPDHGVLLWQGVQTRVVGTRKGDDLWLIPAEGDPVPPVGADVTGAVEDARRTMLMRTHSGLHVLCGVVFRDFGALVTGGNMEPGEARMDFNLPEVPSDFKTRIEELVNAEVAADRSVAVRVLPRADALALPDIIRTQSNLIPPDEQEVRIVDIVGLDVQADGGTHVASTAQIGKVQVVKVESKGRANRRVRVRLAD; this is translated from the coding sequence ATGGGCGTCACACACCACGGCCGTACGCACCGCCTCGACCTCGCCGACCCCACGCTGCGTGAGTGGACGTGCCGGGTGCTGGCGGCCGACCCCGAGCAGGGCATCGTGTTGGACCGGTCGGCGTTCTACCCGGGCGGCGGCGGCCAGCCACCTGATCACGGGGTGCTGCTCTGGCAGGGCGTGCAGACCCGGGTCGTGGGCACCCGCAAGGGCGACGACCTGTGGCTGATCCCGGCCGAGGGTGACCCGGTGCCGCCGGTCGGCGCCGACGTCACCGGCGCGGTGGAGGACGCCCGCCGGACCATGCTGATGCGGACCCACTCCGGGCTGCACGTGCTGTGCGGCGTGGTGTTCCGGGACTTCGGCGCGCTGGTCACCGGCGGCAACATGGAACCGGGCGAGGCCCGGATGGACTTCAACCTGCCCGAGGTGCCGTCGGACTTCAAGACCCGCATCGAGGAGCTGGTCAACGCCGAGGTGGCCGCCGACCGTTCGGTCGCGGTCCGGGTGCTGCCGCGCGCCGACGCGTTGGCGCTGCCGGACATCATCCGTACCCAGTCCAACCTGATCCCACCGGACGAGCAGGAGGTGCGGATCGTCGACATCGTCGGCTTGGACGTGCAGGCCGACGGCGGCACGCACGTCGCCTCCACCGCCCAGATCGGCAAGGTCCAGGTGGTCAAGGTGGAGAGCAAGGGCCGGGCCAACCGCCGGGTCCGGGTCCGCCTGGCGGACTGA
- a CDS encoding GNAT family N-acetyltransferase, whose amino-acid sequence MSEAVIRRALVDDAPAVVALRKLVFPYLVRGVESTRRMIGHPPPGEDWAAWVAEADGQVVGWASAYRNTQTSTPGVGEVSTLHVHPDHRGQGAGTALLDTALDHLRTLGSTRVLGHARTDSLPFAQRHGFTPSRELRYSALDLRTAPPMPEPPPGVRLLPAAGLDPRRVHRVDAEASRDEPGDVPTDALDYDLWRHECWENLGLDREASTVAEIDGELVALSLVKRDGHRMWSDFTGTLPAYRGRGLARLTKQAALHAAAARGVRAAYTSNDEANAPMLAINAALGYRPVDSQWSCRRTLS is encoded by the coding sequence CGCCCGCCGTGGTGGCGCTGCGCAAGCTGGTCTTCCCCTACCTGGTGCGGGGCGTCGAGTCGACCCGCCGGATGATCGGCCATCCGCCGCCCGGCGAGGACTGGGCAGCCTGGGTCGCCGAGGCGGACGGGCAGGTGGTCGGCTGGGCGTCGGCGTACCGCAACACGCAGACCTCGACGCCCGGGGTGGGCGAGGTCTCCACGCTGCACGTCCACCCGGACCATCGCGGCCAAGGCGCCGGCACCGCGCTGCTCGACACCGCGCTCGACCACCTGCGGACGCTCGGCTCGACGCGAGTGCTCGGCCACGCCCGCACCGACTCGCTGCCGTTCGCGCAGCGGCACGGCTTCACGCCCAGCCGGGAACTGCGCTACTCCGCGCTCGACCTGCGCACCGCTCCGCCGATGCCGGAGCCGCCGCCGGGCGTACGGCTGCTGCCGGCCGCCGGCCTCGACCCGCGCCGGGTCCACCGGGTGGACGCCGAGGCGTCCCGGGACGAGCCGGGGGACGTGCCGACGGACGCGCTCGACTACGACCTCTGGCGCCACGAGTGCTGGGAGAACCTCGGGCTGGACCGGGAGGCCAGCACCGTCGCCGAGATCGACGGTGAGCTGGTCGCGTTGAGCCTGGTGAAGCGCGACGGCCACCGGATGTGGTCGGACTTCACCGGCACGCTGCCCGCGTACCGGGGGCGGGGGTTGGCCCGGCTGACCAAGCAGGCCGCGCTGCACGCCGCCGCGGCGCGCGGGGTGCGGGCCGCGTACACCTCGAACGACGAGGCGAACGCGCCGATGCTGGCGATCAACGCGGCGCTCGGCTACCGGCCGGTGGACAGCCAGTGGTCGTGCCGGCGCACGCTCAGCTGA
- a CDS encoding O-acetyl-ADP-ribose deacetylase produces MDTVLIQGDITAQQVDAIVNAANSSLLGGGGVDGAIHRRGGQAILAECEALRASRYGRGLPTGQAVATTAGDLPARWVVHTVGPVFSPREDRSASLRDCYANSLRVADELGATRIAFPLISAGIYGWPVEDAVAQALTVLHAASPAHLVEARLVLFGADTYATAARVAAGRFS; encoded by the coding sequence ATGGACACGGTGCTGATCCAGGGCGACATCACCGCCCAGCAGGTCGACGCGATCGTCAACGCGGCGAACTCGTCGCTGCTCGGCGGCGGGGGCGTGGACGGCGCGATCCACCGGCGCGGCGGGCAGGCGATCCTGGCCGAGTGCGAGGCGCTGCGCGCCTCCCGCTACGGGCGAGGGCTGCCGACCGGGCAGGCGGTCGCCACCACGGCGGGTGACCTGCCGGCGCGCTGGGTGGTGCACACCGTCGGGCCGGTCTTCTCGCCGCGCGAGGACCGCTCGGCGTCGCTGCGGGACTGCTACGCCAACAGCCTCCGCGTCGCCGACGAGCTGGGCGCGACCCGGATCGCGTTCCCGCTGATCTCGGCCGGGATCTACGGCTGGCCGGTCGAGGACGCGGTCGCGCAGGCGCTGACCGTGCTGCACGCGGCCAGCCCGGCGCACCTGGTCGAGGCGCGGCTGGTGCTGTTCGGCGCGGACACGTACGCGACCGCGGCGCGGGTCGCCGCCGGGCGGTTCAGCTGA
- a CDS encoding SDR family oxidoreductase, protein MNSPLTGKVALVAGATRGAGRQIAVQLGAAGATVYATGRTTRDRRSEMDRPETIEETAELVTAAGGTGIAVAVDHLDPDQVRKLVERIDAEHGRLDVLVNDIWGADPLITWEKPVWEQPLDAGFRMLRLAVDTHIITSHFALPLLIRNPGGLVVEIGDGTKAYNDTTYRLSVFYDLAKVSVNRLGFTQAHELAPHGGTAVALTPGWLRSEAMLEHFGVTEANWRDGARTDPHFVMSETPAFVGRAVAALAADPDRARWNGQSLDSGGLAQVYGFTDLDGTRPHWARYHDEVVAPGKPADDAGYR, encoded by the coding sequence ATGAACTCACCACTGACCGGAAAGGTCGCGCTCGTCGCGGGCGCGACCCGGGGCGCCGGCCGGCAGATCGCCGTCCAGCTCGGCGCCGCCGGAGCCACCGTCTACGCCACCGGCCGCACCACCCGGGACCGCCGCTCGGAGATGGACCGGCCGGAAACCATCGAGGAGACCGCCGAGCTGGTCACCGCCGCGGGCGGCACCGGCATCGCGGTCGCGGTCGACCACCTCGACCCGGACCAGGTACGCAAGCTGGTCGAGCGGATCGACGCCGAGCACGGCCGCCTCGACGTGCTGGTCAACGACATCTGGGGCGCGGACCCGCTGATCACCTGGGAGAAGCCGGTCTGGGAGCAGCCGCTCGACGCCGGCTTCCGGATGCTGCGGCTGGCCGTCGACACCCACATCATCACCAGCCACTTCGCGCTGCCGCTGCTGATCCGCAACCCGGGCGGGCTGGTCGTCGAGATCGGCGACGGCACGAAGGCGTACAACGACACGACCTACCGCCTCTCCGTCTTCTACGACCTGGCGAAGGTGTCGGTGAACCGGCTCGGCTTCACCCAGGCGCACGAGCTGGCCCCGCACGGCGGCACCGCGGTCGCGCTCACGCCCGGCTGGCTGCGCTCCGAGGCGATGCTGGAGCACTTCGGCGTCACGGAGGCGAACTGGCGCGACGGCGCGCGGACCGACCCGCACTTCGTCATGTCGGAGACGCCGGCGTTCGTCGGGCGGGCCGTGGCCGCGCTGGCCGCCGACCCGGACCGGGCCCGCTGGAACGGGCAGTCGCTGGACAGCGGCGGACTGGCCCAGGTGTACGGCTTCACCGACCTCGACGGCACCCGCCCGCACTGGGCCCGCTACCACGACGAGGTGGTCGCGCCGGGCAAGCCGGCCGACGACGCCGGCTACCGCTGA
- a CDS encoding EI24 domain-containing protein, protein MNASRTVAPVTGAVTRFLGGVGLLLRGFGMYVRSPKLMLLGVVPALISGVLYLALFATLLYFVDDLAAWLTPFADGWSSTARGLLRVAAGLAVVGVAALVGVLTFTAVTLAVGDPFYEAISERVEDRLGGTPGQVDVPFWASMRRSIADSLRLVAISALVGVPLFVAGFIPLVGQTVVPVVGALVGGWFLALELVGAPFQRRGMRLPDRRSKLRADRPTALGFGVAVFLCFLIPLGAVLVMPAAVAGAALLTRRSLGQHVEER, encoded by the coding sequence GTGAACGCCTCCCGTACCGTCGCGCCCGTCACCGGCGCGGTGACCCGCTTCCTCGGCGGCGTCGGCCTGCTGCTGCGTGGCTTCGGCATGTACGTCCGCAGCCCGAAACTGATGCTGCTCGGTGTGGTGCCGGCGCTCATCTCCGGCGTGCTCTACCTGGCCCTCTTCGCCACCCTGCTGTACTTCGTGGACGACCTGGCGGCCTGGCTCACCCCGTTCGCGGACGGCTGGTCGTCGACCGCGCGCGGGCTGCTGCGGGTGGCCGCCGGGCTGGCCGTCGTCGGGGTGGCCGCACTGGTCGGGGTGCTCACGTTCACCGCTGTCACGCTGGCCGTCGGCGACCCGTTCTACGAGGCCATCTCCGAGCGGGTCGAGGACCGCCTCGGCGGCACCCCGGGCCAGGTGGACGTGCCGTTCTGGGCCTCCATGCGGCGCAGCATCGCCGACTCGTTGCGCCTGGTGGCCATCTCCGCGCTGGTCGGCGTACCCCTCTTCGTGGCCGGTTTCATCCCGCTGGTGGGGCAGACGGTGGTGCCGGTGGTCGGCGCCCTGGTGGGGGGTTGGTTCCTGGCGTTGGAGCTGGTCGGCGCGCCGTTCCAGCGGCGCGGGATGCGGCTGCCGGACCGGCGGTCGAAGCTACGGGCGGACCGGCCGACCGCGCTGGGCTTCGGGGTGGCGGTCTTCCTGTGTTTCCTGATCCCGCTCGGCGCGGTGCTGGTCATGCCGGCCGCCGTCGCCGGGGCCGCCCTGCTGACCCGCCGGTCGCTGGGCCAGCACGTCGAGGAGCGCTGA